Genomic DNA from Gimesia aquarii:
ATAGACTCAAACCTCGACCTGCATCAAACCAGAATAACAAATCCCACAACAAATGTAATCCAGAAACAAAATTTGAATTAATAAGCCATCTATCGTCGAAAACATTACATTTTCAATACGGTACGTTTTTTTCAAATGCGAACAGCAATCCCTCATTCTGATGAATTCAAGTCCGTTCATCAAAGCGCACACCTCTGGGTTTACTCGGCATGGAAACCGAACGCATTCCCCCGCCATTTGTGGCAATTGACTTTAATTACATAACTGATTTCGCAATTTGGACTTCAAAAGTCAAATTGTCATAGCTATGTTGGCCACATCTATCTCAAGCATTCATATGGACACTATCAATTCTTTAAAATTTGAAGATTATGGACTAATATTTGATTTAAACAAATATATGCTAATCACTTAAGAGAATATTAAAATGACGCCCAAAACTACGTCAAAACCAATGTTTTACTAGCTATAATTGAGGGTAGGTGAATCAAAGAAGCAGAAATTTTAGTTGAGACATCAAAAATTTCAGCAATTTTCCATCATTTCTCCTCTCTTTTGCGTAATGAAAATATAGCGTGTCATTAACGCGGAGAGGGGAGGTAGACATGCAGTTGAAAATGGTCGATAAAAAAATAGAGGAAAAAGAATCTCTATCATCTGGCGGCGTAACCAGTGACGCACGTTTGGTAGAGGCAGCTCGCAAGGGTGATGACAGTGCATTCGGTGAGTTAGTCCTTCGCTATGAGAGACGACTTATTCGTGTGATCATTCAGTTTGTCAAAAGCCCGGAGTTAGCTGAAGATCTGGCGCAGGATACTTTCCTGAAAAGCTACGAGCGGCTTGATCAATTCGATACATCCAGACGGTTCGGCCCCTGGTTATTTCGAATTGGGGTCAATCATGCGTTAGATTATCTTCGTAAACAAAAAAGAAGAGGTTGGTGGTTATTGTTTAGTGATAGCCCCTCCGATTCTCCCTTTGACCCGGCTGTTCCGGATCCGAGGGCCAAAATTGATATTAATCAAGAAGTGCAAGCCATTCTGGAAGAGATTCCTGAAAAGTACCGAACTGTGCTTGTGCTTCGAGATCTGGAAAACTTTTCTACTTCTGAAATAGCCGCCATTCTGGATCGAAAAGAAGCTACAATTCGCTGGCGACTGGCTGAAGCAAGAAATCGTTTCCAAAAACTATGGTCTAGCCGACAAAATGTTGATACCTCCATGTCGAGCAAGGAATAAAGAGACATGTACTGCGCACAATGCAATGGTTTGAAATCACGGGTCGCCCTCGCAGTTGGTAACGACTTATCTGGTTCAGAACTTGAACTTTTAGAAAAACAACTCAAGAACTGTGATCAATGCCGCTCTCAATACGAAGAGTTGCAAAAAAGCTATGACGCACTTCAGAAACAGTTGGACAGTGCACCTGTGCCTTCCTTACAAGACAGTGTCTGGCCTAAAGTCTCAGCTAAGATTGCTGCACAACGCCGAAAAAATCGTCCTACCCGGTTCAACTTCTTGTTGCCTACCTTGACGACGGTTGCCTGCTGTCTGGCTTTGCTTCTGGTGACAAATTCGCCTAACCCTGTACAACAAACTTTCCCTACTCCAACGAAATCTTATCATCCCGTTTTCATCGGTGATCAGAATCTGAGTCCCGTCGATAATGTGATTCGTAAATTTCCGGAAAGACAGTGGGGATTACCTGAAACATCACCCGCAATCGACACGAATCCTTACGGATATAATCTGCCTCGTTTAAGGCACGATTCAACAAATTTGAACGACTTACATTCCATTAAATTTTAAGATAGCTGTATCTTTCCAAACTAAGGCTGGTCAATCGACCAGCCTTTTTTTTATGATGATGAGCAGTAGAGCGCCTTTCACCACCAACCTGATGTAAATCATGTGACACGGGAATGTATAACTACTCATGTCGATTACCATCTCTTTAGCAACCAAAGCCGAACAATCAGAGGCTTCGGCTTTTATCTTTGCGGACGCAGCAGAAGCTGAGCGAGAGTCACAGACTCAGGATTTCATGAAATCGATTTCTTCAGGAGAAATCGATAAAACTCAAATTCTGATCGCGAGAGATTCAGGTGCGCTGATTGGAGTAGGAGTTCTGATATTCACAGATTTAACAACGGCATTCTTATGGCCTCCTTTTACGCAGCGTGACGACTGTGCAGAAGCAATTCTACAGGAAATGGCTACACGTATCGACCAATCCGAAGCCAGTATCGGTCAATCCTTGCTGGAACCAGGACAGATGAATCATCGACGGATGCTGAGCCGTAATGGATTTCCTCATTTAACCAACCTGATGTTCATGAGACATCCTCTGACCAAACTGAGTCAAGCCACTTTAAATGATGAGCATTTGCTGTGGATCAAATTTGATGAACACAAAAACCGCAAACGATTCCTGGATTTGCTGGAGCTAACACATCAGTCTTCTCATGATTGCCCCGCACTGAATCAATCTCGAACTGCTGAAGAATCATTAGAATCTCACCGGAGTTCAGGAGATTCTGACCAGAATCACTGGTATCTGTGTCATCGAAACGGAGTCGATCTAGGCGTACTACTGATGACTGAACACAAAAAAGATAATGTCTGGGAAGTCGTCTACATGGGAGTGGCTCCAGAATATCGGGGAAATGGGTACGGTGCTACTTTGATTCAACATGGATTACTGGAAGCCCAGACCCACAGCCAGACGGCTGTCATACTAGCCGTTGATTACAAAAATTCCTATGCGATAAAGATTTATGAAGAATTGGGATTTGTGAGTCAATACACTTTGAGTGTTCATGCGCGGATCTGTTCTCGTTTTCCCGAAAAAAAAACAACAAATCAATAAACAGGTTTTGAACAAACAAGCGTTCTCTTTCTGTGAATTTTTTTCTGCGAAATTTGTCATTTTCTACTGGTAAAACAGCTTTTGATTTCGGTCTCAAAAATCTGAAGAAAATCCTCTCCGTTTCTGTTTGACTCTTTGTTAAATCAAGCTAGTATCAGAAGCACTGAATGAGTTAACGCAGCGGGCTGGAAGACAATTGCCTGAAGATCTTCCTGATGCTGTTCACAATGGAGCTTTTTAGCGCATCATTTCCCTATAAATTTCACGACTATGATTTTTACAGAAGAGCAGGATTTCGCTTTTCTTGTGTTATAGCAAGGGGATTGTGCGCGCAAGGGGAGGGTGCAAGATGCAACCCAAGTCTTTGGCAGTGGAGGGTACGCTTTGTGGGTCAACACAAAAGCAACCAACGGAAGCCAAGCTGGGGCCTGTAAATACCGAAACAAGTGAGCAATCGATTACGCAATTGCTCGCGCAGCAGGTCGGTGAACGCAGCTTCCAGAACTGGTTTGCAGGAAAAGTCAGCTTCAAAATAGAAGGCAATCTTCTCACCATAGGCGTTGCCAGTCCATTTTTGCTGAGCTGGATGCAAAAAAAGTTTTCTTCCCAAATCTACGCGACGGCTCTTGCCTGTATTGGTCCCTCAGCGGAATATCGGTTTGAAGTGAATCCTGATCTGGTTCAAGTTTCAAATAACAAAACCTCAAATATAGAGCCAACTCACTCGACTACTGTAACTTTAGAAACAAATCCCTCTTCTTCGAGTTCAAAAAAGACATCAGGCGCGCACAAACGAAGTGATCAGAAGAAATTAAAAAAAGAAACATCGCGTTACAAAGGCAGGCTCTTTTCGAACCTTTCAACATTTGTAACTGGCAAGTCAAACCAACTGGCGTATACGGCAACGCTTCAAGCCAGCGATCAGCCGGGAGTGCTTTACAACCCACTCTTTATTCACGGTGGAGTCGGTGTAGGTAAAACTCACCTTTTAGAAGGATTCTATCGCAAAGTCCGACAACTCTATCCTTCATTGCAAGTCGTTTTTCTTACAGCAGAATCATTCGGAAACTACTTCTCGAAAGCATTACAAGAAAGGTCTGTTCCCAGTTTTCGTCAGCGATTCCGAAATGTTGATGTGCTCATCATCGATGATGTTGATTTTTTTGAATCCAAACGGATCTTTCAGGAAGAGCTCTTACACACGATCAAGCATTTGGAAAGCCATGGCCGACAACTCGTTTTTTCGTCAGACAGACACCCACGCCTGCTAACGAAAATGAGTGAGGAACTTACGACTCGGTTTCTCTCAGGACTAGTCTGTCGTGTGGAATCACCTGAAATCGAGTTGAGACTCGAGATTACCCGGCAACGCGCTTTGAAATTAAAGACTCCTATCACAAAGGGGGCTTTGGAATATGTTTCCAGACGATTTACCAATAATGTCCGGGAACTGGAAGGCGCCATGAACTGTCTGCAAACGTATCACGTCATGACGAAGCAGAAAATCACGACTTCAATGGCACGTCAGATTCTGGCTGATCTGGAACGTGATTGTATCCGAATTGTCAAACTTGACGATATTAAACAAATCGTATGCTCTACCTTCGGCATCTCTGAAGCAGATTTGAAATCATCTCGCAGAGCCAGGAATATCAGCCAACCTCGAATGCTGGCTATGTTTCTTGGAAGAAAATTAACGCAAGCGGCATATAGTGAAATTGGAGAGTTCTTTGGAGGCCGTAATCACAGCACTGTGATGTTCGCAGAAAAACAGGTCAGAAAATGGCTTGAAAATCGATCTTCGATTCAAGTTGCCTTACAAGAATGGCCTATGGAAGAAATCATCGAATCTCTCGAACAACAGCTCTTAGCCAGTTAAGTTCCTCAACCTGGTCGTGAGCTCTGATCAATACTGACTTTGTTGCGCTGGAAAGTGGTAAGGTGATGCTTGTTGTTGTGCTCCCCATTGAACGGGAGACGATATTTGCTGGTTTGGACCCTGATGGTTTAAGACTGGCTGTCTTTTGACGGCGGTAGGTCTGTTACCACGACCATACCCGTTTCTCTGGATTTGCTGGTTTGGTTCCAGGTTATGAGAACGCACATTCGCAGGCGCAAACGCAGGGTTATTAGAAAACATTGCAGACTGAGGTACTGATGAAGGAATTTCATGAATTCTTCCAAGATTCCGATTCTGCGTATCAGAATTGAAACCATTCATCTGCGAAGTTTGTTGATTTGAAAACTCGTAACCAGCCTGACTAATTCCACGAGATGTCTGCTGCTGATAGGTT
This window encodes:
- a CDS encoding RNA polymerase sigma factor, with product MQLKMVDKKIEEKESLSSGGVTSDARLVEAARKGDDSAFGELVLRYERRLIRVIIQFVKSPELAEDLAQDTFLKSYERLDQFDTSRRFGPWLFRIGVNHALDYLRKQKRRGWWLLFSDSPSDSPFDPAVPDPRAKIDINQEVQAILEEIPEKYRTVLVLRDLENFSTSEIAAILDRKEATIRWRLAEARNRFQKLWSSRQNVDTSMSSKE
- a CDS encoding anti-sigma factor family protein, translated to MYCAQCNGLKSRVALAVGNDLSGSELELLEKQLKNCDQCRSQYEELQKSYDALQKQLDSAPVPSLQDSVWPKVSAKIAAQRRKNRPTRFNFLLPTLTTVACCLALLLVTNSPNPVQQTFPTPTKSYHPVFIGDQNLSPVDNVIRKFPERQWGLPETSPAIDTNPYGYNLPRLRHDSTNLNDLHSIKF
- a CDS encoding GNAT family N-acetyltransferase codes for the protein MSITISLATKAEQSEASAFIFADAAEAERESQTQDFMKSISSGEIDKTQILIARDSGALIGVGVLIFTDLTTAFLWPPFTQRDDCAEAILQEMATRIDQSEASIGQSLLEPGQMNHRRMLSRNGFPHLTNLMFMRHPLTKLSQATLNDEHLLWIKFDEHKNRKRFLDLLELTHQSSHDCPALNQSRTAEESLESHRSSGDSDQNHWYLCHRNGVDLGVLLMTEHKKDNVWEVVYMGVAPEYRGNGYGATLIQHGLLEAQTHSQTAVILAVDYKNSYAIKIYEELGFVSQYTLSVHARICSRFPEKKTTNQ
- the dnaA gene encoding chromosomal replication initiator protein DnaA yields the protein MQPKSLAVEGTLCGSTQKQPTEAKLGPVNTETSEQSITQLLAQQVGERSFQNWFAGKVSFKIEGNLLTIGVASPFLLSWMQKKFSSQIYATALACIGPSAEYRFEVNPDLVQVSNNKTSNIEPTHSTTVTLETNPSSSSSKKTSGAHKRSDQKKLKKETSRYKGRLFSNLSTFVTGKSNQLAYTATLQASDQPGVLYNPLFIHGGVGVGKTHLLEGFYRKVRQLYPSLQVVFLTAESFGNYFSKALQERSVPSFRQRFRNVDVLIIDDVDFFESKRIFQEELLHTIKHLESHGRQLVFSSDRHPRLLTKMSEELTTRFLSGLVCRVESPEIELRLEITRQRALKLKTPITKGALEYVSRRFTNNVRELEGAMNCLQTYHVMTKQKITTSMARQILADLERDCIRIVKLDDIKQIVCSTFGISEADLKSSRRARNISQPRMLAMFLGRKLTQAAYSEIGEFFGGRNHSTVMFAEKQVRKWLENRSSIQVALQEWPMEEIIESLEQQLLAS